The Ptychodera flava strain L36383 chromosome 14, AS_Pfla_20210202, whole genome shotgun sequence genome segment cacggaatgtgacatggcgtggtttttatagccattctgtttccagacttggggtatttctcgcttctgtacactcgtctatggggcgaatagtcccagcgctgaatagctctccaaacgactgtggtaacacacagccctgccatgcagagcaaCCTGCGACCATCGACTGTGATATTGCTTGTCCACGTAGCGGTCCGATAATCCCAATCGTGCAACGATCGCAATCGACTGCCACAGAATGACTATACTCTACACGACATTCCCCTACCAATGTTTTCCaccggggagggggggggcagGGAATTTATCGCAAATCGTATTCCGGGACAGGGGAATTTGATTTCCATGATACACAGCGTTcgtgttttgaattttgactgaTATCAAGTCCTGAATTGCCTACACATGTATTGTAACCTCTATTTctctcctccccccccccccagccttAGGTATGTCGTAGCAAAAACATGAAGAAGTAATCTGCTAAACGAGAGATTTGCCATACCCTCGGTCCCTGACGGAAAATTCACGAAAACGTGGTTTCCTTCCAGAAAATCTGTCATTGCTACTCCTGCTTTGGTTTCAGGCTGTCTAATGCCAATTTCTCAATACTCAATGGAATCAAGCATTTTCTgcactgtttttttttgtcatttcatgTATTCGTGTATGTAACATATTTTTGTAGTCTATAGGTTGGGAATTTGACATTGCttggaaaaaatgtcaaattttcctGCTACAAATCACAGCTTGGAAAGTGTTTGATTtatcacggttactctaccccatgtggggtagagtaaccatggATCTATGGAGTGCTCCATAATAATATTTTCCTCCTATTCCAGGTACTTAGCAAGTCATCCTGAATTAGTAGATAGGGTAAGTAAACGACATATTCAATGAATGTTTCATCATATGCAACACTGGATACTGATGTATGTAAGACAGAGTTATTATCAGCAGATGTGTTGGTCTCAAGTGATTTCTTATGGCACTTGGAAACATACAGTACCTTTCACTGTAATGTAGATTTTGGCTTCAAACTAATTCTATTTTGAAACCATTGCTAGTGAACTTGGAAATCTGGACTTCATCCCACCAGAGCTTAATGATCTTTCATGTCTTCACATTTGAAGAGGCGTATGAAAGATACTTGCATCTCCATGAGAAATACACTGTGTCCAAAAAGTTTAAGAGTTATATGTTGTAAAAAGCCCACACGTTCAATGTTATGAGTAAACTTGTCATTATTAAAAAAGACACATTTCGATATGAAGTCAGATTCCaacaatttaaaataaaattcaaattcaaattttacgcAGACTACAAAAAAAGTGTGATTGAAGGTGAAACAAAATCATAGAAGTTGGAGATGCGTATTTTCATATATCAGAAAGTAGTCATTGGTGCACATACTTCTATCCATTGGATCCTGTAAACAGCTGCAACCTTCTCTCTCCTGACGACTCTTCCAATTTCTACTCAGTTGACATCCAAGGATATATAGATATCCAGATCAGGAGTTAACCTCTTCATTTTAACATCTAGCTTTCAGAGACCTGGGTCATCAGGAGACTTGCTCAGCTGACTGCCTATTCCTACTTCAAGGCCAAAGAAATAGGTGAGTGACATTGGgcttgcaaatttcatcatcctGAGTTTGTCAGCTTGACAGTCGGTTCTCAACGCTGTTGAATTTTCTGTGTTTGATAGTGTCTCTCTTGTGTTGTTGTCATTTGAAAATCAGCtcaatttgtagaatttattcaATGGAAAAAGAATACTTGACATTGAAGAGCTGGATGGATGTACGTGTAAGCGACAGATTTCAATAACACAATAGGTGCACAGTCAAACCATAACATGGCGTGTACTATCCAACAACACTGCTTTAATCAGGAATGTTATAAACTTTTTGTCAAAGATATTGTGTACCTATGCCTTtgagctatggccagtagttggtaaaaatgcacgtttcacattgttgaagctatcgtgctatgggcaattgtatgccattgtacattatagaacctTAACGTGTAGGAcaaacgtgcatgactaaacactgtaaaagtctgcacgttagacattttagacacgttaggtccgtacacgttaggtttgcacgatacacgataggttagcatgattggcatggtagattttgaccgatgttgaaaacctaaaatgacatacacgttagacattttagacacgttaggtccgtacacgttaggtttgcacgatacacgataggtttgcatgattggcatgatagaaattggagtcaacttgagaacctaaaatgacatgcacgttagacattgtagacacgttaggtccgtacaagttaggtttgcacgatacacgataggtttgcacgattggcatgatagaaattggagtcatgttgaaaacctaaaatgacatacacgttagacattttagacacgttaggtccgtacacgttaggtgtgcacgatacacgataggtttgcacgattggcatgatagattttgactcatgttgagaacctaaaatgacatacacgttagacattttagacacgttaggtccgtacacgttaggtgtgcacgatacacgataggtttgcacgattggcatgatagattttgactcatgttgagaacctaaaatgacatacacgttagacattttagacacgttaggaccgtacacgttaggtgtgcacgatacatgataggtttgcacgattggcatgatagattttgactcatgtggagaagctaaaatgacatacacgttagacattttagacacgttaggtccgtacacgttaggtgtgcacgttacacgataggtttgcacgattggcatgatagattttgactcatgtggagaacctaaaatgacatacacgttagacattttagacacgttaggtccgtacacgttaggtcggcacgttacacgataggtttgcacgattggcatgttagattttgacccatgttgtgaacctaaaatgacatgcacgttagacattttagacacgttaggtccgtacatgttaggtttgcacgatacgagataggtttgcacgattggcatgatagagttagaccttaccgtgtttgtaggccatcacgtgaatcttgagacatatcgtataaggtgctgacctaagatttacggagctaaagtgtctaaaatgtctaacgtgtatgtcattttaggatgtccatgagtcaaaatctatcatgctaatcgtgcaaacttatcgtgtaacgtgctgaccacgttaggtttgcacgatacacgataggtttgcacgattggcataatagattttgactcatgtggagaacctaaaatgacatacacgttagacattttagacacgttaggtccgtacacgttaggtctgcacgatacacgataggtttgcacgattggcataatagattttgactcatgtggagaagctaaaatgacatacacgttagacattttagacacgttaggtccgtacacgttaggtgtgcacgatacacgataggtttgcacgattggcatgatagaatttgactcatgttgacaacctaaaatgacatacacgttagacattgtGTCTATAGACGTCAAAAGTGTACGTCATTTTAGGGTTCAAGATAAGTAGAATTGTATCATGGCAATCATaagacatatcgtataacgtgccgacctaacgttgacagagctaacgtgtctaaaatgtcaaacgtgTATGTCAATGAGGGTCTCAAAATGAGTCAAGAGCTATCAtggcaatcatgcaaacctatcgtgtatcgtgcatacCTAACGTGTAAggatctaacgtgtctaaaatgtctaacgtgtatgtcattttagggtctccagataagttgaatggtacagtcatgagatacacgttagacattttagacacgttaggtccgtacacgttaggtcggcaggttacacgataggtttgcacgattggcatgatagacttGACCCATGTtaagaacctaaaatgacatgcacgtttgacatttttgacactttAGGTCCATACACgctaggtctgcacgatacacgataggtttgcacgattggcatgataaattttgacccattttgtgaacctaaaatgacatgcacgtttgacattttagacactttaggtccgtacacgttaggtctgcacgatacaagataggtttgcacgattggcatgatagagttagaccttaccgtgtttgtaggccatcacgtgaatcttgagacaGATCGTTTAaggtgccgacctaagatttacggagctaacgtgtctaaaatgtctaacgtgtatgtcattttaggttgtccacgagtcaaaatctatcatgccaatcgtgcaaacttatcgtgtaacgtgctgacccaacgtgtacggacctaacgtgtctaaaatgtctaacgtgtatgtccagATAAGTCGAATGGTATGGGTACCATATGTCAAtcgtacagtcatgatatacacgttagacacttTAGACACGATAGGTGCATACATGTTGggcgtgcacgatacacgataggtttgcatgattggcatgatagaatagGACTTATTTGTACGCCCTAAAATGCTATACATGTTAGACATAGGTTCTttaacgttaggtctgcacgatacacgataggtttgcacgtttggcattttaggcacgttagttccgacctgacatacacgttagacattttagaaacgaTAGGTGCGGATATGttgggtctgcacgatacacgataggtttgcaagtttggcttttttggtcacgttagttccgacctaacatgtcaaacatgcactactaaaatgtaaaaatgtctaaaatgaaaaaatcccgacttctggccatggatgaTGCCTTTTAGGCTACTGTCTGAATCAAGTCAAATGAGACATTATCAAATCCTTTTGTactaccattctctttcaaacaaaaatttccACTCAACAGGTGAGGACGGAGTACACAAAGGCGTGGACAAGATCCGGGACTCTGAAATCCTGAAACGGATGGAAGAACTGCCGGAGGATGAATCTGACAGGATGTCATCGTTTTCTCGAACATTTGCCAAAGAACTTAGAGGGGGCATGAAAGAGCTGAGTGACAAAATTGAAAAGGACAGAGAAAAAGAACTCTGATCGGGACAATGGCTTAGACAGGAATTTGTTTTTATAAAGATATTTGATGGAAAGACGTTAAGGCATCAAATGAAATAACAGTCCTGACTATGTTTAATATATGTTCATGGtcaagatatatatatttttgttttggataATCCGTACATCTGTCAGGTTCAGGGATTTGGATGCGTTTTACCAGCCAACTTTCAAGTGTTTGTCACTGGACAGTTGTCAGCATTGATTTACACAGAGAATGGAAGGTTTGTTTTCTAATCCAGTCGAACCATGGCATCAACAATAACATCTGATAAAGCAAACCTGATGAAGCTGACAATAGGATCACAGTTAGGAATCGATAGTAATCTTATTTACATGGGAAATTCAggagaaaaaaatatgtatgtGGTTCAGAAATAAACTGTAGAAATGTTAAAGTTAGTTTGACTTTCATCACATTATTACCTCGCCTTTCTTTTATGACTCTTGATAGAGGTTGGAATGAGCGTGAGTAATTCTGCAACTCTTCCAGGTCATCTGACTCCATGTCTGCAGGTTGACTTTTCCCAACGCCACCACCAACAAAACAGTTTTGAATTGCTGTGATTTTCAACAGCGACACGCAGACCACTCCAATCCTTTTTTCAACGTATTCTACTTAAATTTGTTATGACAAAACAAATCAGTCACTGTCATTTTCTATGAGAGTCGTGTAAAAAATCATGTGGTTTAGAAGGCAGTGAGTCcaatagaccatgttccgaaccgcgcgagacattccgagatatcgcgagaatatgtggttcgcagtggacgtgttctcgcaacacaggacaaactgcgtaaaacaggacaagtcgctaattaccttgaacactgcataaaatatatgaagttgcaatctttgctccttctagttccatacaaagtttgacttgtattactaagctggaatcctgtttctacgggcatgtattaaagtctcgcgagatctcgcaatcagcggaacatcGTCTATTAAAGCGGCACATATGTTGTCCCAGTAGGTGTTGGGGTGACAGTAATAAGTCAACATATTGAGAAAACACAAACATTTATGCTTAATTTACAATTGCAAACAGAAGTAATAGTGAGGTTGCCTTGTGTGGACTTACTTTCACATGCATGTGTGTGCTTTTGAATGTTACCTGATCATTTGTTTTAACTGTTCTAATACTGCtgatgtattttaaatttcaaacaacaAATGATTGAGAGAACTCTGTTTTTCAACTTATTGTAGCAGTACATAAACCAGTAGTGTTTGACATTTTATGAGATGGTCCCTTTCATGTGCGTGTAAATATTTGTGATCATTGATATTTTATCTCACACATCACAACAATCTTTTCATCAAGAAAACATAATAAAGGggaacatttttattttgacaattaatgtttattttgtttgcttGTGAGATTTTTGTAGCCTGATGATACGGAGGAGGTATGTGAGGATGGAGgtgcagcgccctcaaacattgATCATATCATTGACACTGGAGGGAAGGGGGACGATGTTTCTTAAAAAGTAAGACGGGAACACTTCTTCCTCGCCATACTTTTTGTCTGGTAGCTGATTCTACAACATATGCAATtataaagaaaatgacaatatttctaCTTTCACTTAGTGACCTGCTGTAACTTTATGTTTGAAAGTGGCCCTTTGGAACCTGAGATGCAAATCAAGTCTACTGTAACCAAAAATTACAACGCGAACAATATGATTGAAGCTTTGAAATGGTTGATCCAGGAGGTGCCTGGAATCACCAGTGTGGTATACATGTCTATGTATACCCACACTGGCAATTCCAGGCACATGTGGTCGATCCCATCGTCTAAGATCAcctgaaaaaaatgtgtgtacCCGACTTCGGACTAAACTACTGAAACCAATGCCTAAACAGGGTTGCACACACGCATTTGCAGCATAGACAGtagtctactgtctatgattgtaGCCATTCAAGGGGTGTAAAGCCCCATTGCCAAGACTCATTTGATGTATAGACATCCGGTTTCTTTTACATTTCAACCGTTGGGGCGTATGTCATCACCAGTCGTCTATGAGTGTGTTTCTGCAGGTGAAATGGATGTATGCACgagtgaaattttgataaactgtACAGTCGGATACAAATATGGCGTATGATGAATATTATTACATGCGGGATTACATATAAGTGGATTACATTAAGCTGCTGTTGATCGTTTGAAGAAAACATGCCAAATGATTTCTATGAACGTTCAATTTATCGACAGCATTTgctttctttctgttttgtgaGCTGTGTTACGGAGGTATTTTGCTTCACAGAAAATTTTCGTACAAAGTTCAATAAATTTTACGTTAACCAACCAAGTTATATAAAGTAAGCCGACTTTATGAATTCGGGCAGTTGTAAGTTAATTGGAAACAGTGacaaacaatacaaaattgatggtAAAATTAGCGCTTAGGTGCGCTTAATCTACTTACAATCTAGACATACGCATATTTGTCGGAACATCCACAACGCGATCGAGCTAATGGCAGTATAAGCTCTTGTCAGCATAGCTGATAGGAGCATAAACAAGCCAGAAATTTGAGGGTAGACATTTCTAATaacatgtgttttttttccgctAGTGGTTAATTACTTTACGAGAGTTTTCCCGGAAGACGAACTTATTGAATTGTGTAAGATATGTGAATTATTGCCCTCTGGTTGATTTTAGAGTTGTTTGTATGATTAAGTTTTACCTTAAATTATTCTAATGAGACAAATCGAATATGCACTtataattaaagggacaaagtcggccatttttcattaattttgtttgatacgagatactacttatattgattgcttgacatgttgaaagatactgaatgaatggtaggcttggttcaagtcggtgaatttctaaaaaaaaagaataatttGTACTAGTCTCTGTTGTGTCTCTCATATTTCAtgcaaacctatttggaatttggcagcctaGGCTAGGTTTTCGTagcgattgaacgcgttacctttgagtctgcgcagtagtgagttactcccctgtatagcgtttaCCCCACTAATCGTGTGCACCCCACTCATGCGTTTCAAATGAAAACTTagcacaaatcatcgcgttcaccccactcaaacattcacaaatcacagacttgaaccaagtctaaatgaatgggtgaccatacatatattcgacccaggttttagacaaatcatagaggcactcccacttggtaacatttttaaaacacattttttcatgccaacggtcgatgtttgacgtggcgactgcgcgcggatcgcaagatatcgataaaaacatgtcatttcccgagcgtgtttttcacatcccgaagttttacgatcgtttctgagtttgacccgaaatcccccgaaggtttgttgttgtgctgattgacgatattctagggagtctacaataagttcgaacgacgcaattaatttacttcccactgtaaagactttatatacagcattatgccattacctcaggtaagttttgtaaaacttctccttagtttttgtcgttttcattattcttaatcagttgtactatattttcaaccaataccacataaacatcagtttttacgtgtcaaatattagccccctccgatgactacattttgtcgtctgccacacagtacgccgcgcgcgtggtatgcgtctatgcataccactcggcggccgctatgtatcaaccgcacgtaactatgctagtcacctatgcgaattctggtggaatcaaactttcttttccattttttctcagagtctgtaagactcggctttcccccagGGGTCATGACTGATCACCGACGCGAttggtactgtggcatacagcagcgtaagcgtagactcgtactccatagcttagttgacaatggccccagtgccgaacgttcgatgttcggaagctgaatttaggtgggccaccggaattcaaacttttacttatttgagaacatgtttttatcgatatctcgtgatccgcgcgcagtcgccacgtcaaatatcgaccgttggcattaaaaaatgtgctttaacaatgttaccaagtgggagtgccactttaaatgaAACAATCGCGAAAAagaattaatgttcatgaccattaattcattttcgcgatggtttcacttatcgtgtctaaaactgggatcgaatatatgcattgtcacccattcattcagtatctttcaacatgtcaggcaatataagtagtatctcgaattaaacaaaatttatgaaaaatggccgactttttcCCTATAAAGTTAGCTATCATTAGGTTTGGTATAGCAAGCAGTCTTTTATCAACAGCGGATTCATCTGTAAGCATCTTCATCAAAGAAATAAAGGTTTTCATTTGCCATCCACAAGCCACTACTCTGGTTGATCTCTGGTATCATGCTCGTAAGCAGATCGAAGAATCAGTAGTGATAGCTGTGCAAAATCTGTAATCTTCTTCACTTACATAACAAGCACATATGCCAAAGTGACGTCTTGGTGAAAATTGAAACCATTAAGTATTCAGTAAAAGTAAAAAgagtacaaaaaaattcataatgatGTATGTGAAATTGAATTCAACAGtatcaacaaaattgtaaaaagcacaaaaaacaacaaaaaacaaacaaaccaaaaacaCTTAAAGGCAAATACAAATAATGCCATACTAAATGTTCTGTCTTTGACATCTGTCTCAGTCTTAACGCCagagaacgcacctcggggacagacattcggactctccaacttttacaattctttgatAAACCACTTgcaggggttcattttaaagctcttggtataagtaaacttttcatcggcttagttttttcgaaactcgaaaagttttatttttctccatagagttaacacaggggtggcggtctttttgaatttcaaatatttgtaaatcttgGGTTGTTTGTCTagctccaaaatttgcacggtgatccccaatttttattcttgattttgaaagagaatgattgaaataagcttattccttgaggaaagtttgagcaaaagtttaaggttttcactttcgaggcgcgtactgccTTAAAGAAATAATTGACCACGGGACTTGATTTGACGAACAGATCTTATCAAGCACGACTATCTTAAGATTTTGGAGTGCATTTCACTTTTACGAATCGAAGATGactaaatgtgatatttgaTTGAAGTCGATCAAGAAACTCTGGCAGTGTGCAGAACCTCGAAAGATTGTAGCTTCTTGTTTGGCCGAAAATAATTAACATTGATGAATCAtttcaaaacagccaatcagcgtCTCCTAAAGTTGTTGTGAATAATTATAATCTACCAATCAGCTATCACCTCCTTTAATAGCCTCTGCACTTTGGCCCAGAAGCTGAGGAGAAATTACAAGTGAGGATAGCTGATGTAGGTGATCTCCCATTACTTACAAACCACTCTGTGAAAATTCATCGGTGTCGATTCACTCTGTCAGCATTGATAGTGAAGCCAATGGTATGCATTCTATGCCACTCGCTAAATGTTTAAGCAATAATTTCCCCCTCCCGTTCCATAATGACCGAACGCAAAATTGCTGGAGTCCATTTTGGGccaggagggggtacattattgctattattttgaagttttggcaatgccagtgattttttagattttgaaaACATCCGGGGCCACAACgttggataatcggatacattatcattaATAATCgggggtatgacgtcacaaaatttactggtattgacaaagctacaaaataatatttcacaacggttccttttttattttcagtggCTTACATATTACAACTTCGGCGAGAAGCCAGTCAGTCAGCCCTGCACTGTATGCTGGAAGAATCGCATCTGACATTTTGTTGTTATCATATTTTCAGTTATTCAATTAGATACTTAACGTGGACAGATAGTATTAAAAATGAAGGTAAGATAATGTTAGAACAGAATTACATTCAATGAGAAAAGCACGCAAAATCCGTCGATCTCACAGAGCTCTCATTTCATCGTTATTTATGCAAGCCTGTTTGACTTATGGTGTAACTATTTGTAATACACCGTGATTTGACCAAACCTGTATGAAAACGTCTTTAGGGAACGAGCAAACCAAATTTTAGAGCAATTTCACTGAGAAATCTCATTTCAAGACCATGCAAATCACTTTACATCATTCTTGATTTCacgcacaatttgaacaaaatagaAATGAGAACATCACTAAGAAAGTGGAAACTGCATTTCAAAGAATTTGGGTTTCTGATTAGTGTTTTCTT includes the following:
- the LOC139149849 gene encoding protein NCBP2AS2 homolog, with product MVLRVLLRYLASHPELVDRLSETWVIRRLAQLTAYSYFKAKEIGEDGVHKGVDKIRDSEILKRMEELPEDESDRMSSFSRTFAKELRGGMKELSDKIEKDREKEL